From a single Cytophagales bacterium WSM2-2 genomic region:
- a CDS encoding DNA-directed RNA polymerase sigma-70 factor, whose amino-acid sequence MLSETDLVSRCAKGERTAQQALYDRYCRKMMAVCLRYAKNVPEAEDILQEGFLKVFNSIKSFRSESSLSTWMTRIIINTALNHQRQKLYMMPMVDVADAGLQEDEKISLADFHLSELISLIQSLPDGCRVVFNLFAIEGYGHKEIGEMLGVSEGTSKSQYNRAKNLLRSKLENVKQKYAKFGEVKI is encoded by the coding sequence ATGCTCAGTGAAACGGATTTAGTAAGCCGATGCGCCAAAGGCGAGCGTACCGCGCAACAAGCGTTGTACGACCGCTATTGCCGTAAAATGATGGCCGTATGCCTGCGCTATGCCAAGAACGTACCGGAAGCGGAAGATATTTTACAAGAGGGTTTTTTAAAGGTTTTTAACAGCATTAAATCTTTCCGGTCTGAATCAAGCCTGAGCACCTGGATGACGCGCATTATCATCAACACAGCACTGAACCATCAACGCCAAAAATTGTACATGATGCCGATGGTTGATGTTGCCGATGCGGGTCTACAGGAAGACGAGAAAATAAGCCTGGCCGATTTCCATTTGTCAGAGTTGATCTCCCTGATTCAATCGCTGCCCGATGGCTGTCGCGTGGTCTTCAACTTGTTTGCGATAGAAGGATATGGGCACAAAGAAATAGGAGAGATGCTGGGAGTAAGCGAAGGAACATCGAAATCACAATATAATCGTGCGAAGAATTTACTGCGCTCGAAACTGGAAAATGTAAAGCAGAAGTATGCAAAATTTGGAGAGGTCAAAATTTGA
- the ychF gene encoding ribosome-binding ATPase YchF, which translates to MGLKCGIVGLPNVGKSTLFNAISNNKAEAANFPFCTIEPNVGVISVPDERLKILEGLVNPQKIIPTTFEFVDIAGLVKGASKGEGLGNQFLANIREVDAIAHVVRCFDNDNIIHVGGKVDPISDKEIIDTELQLRDLDSVEKKISKVERTAKSGDAKAKKEFAALVQFKEALLAGKNARTVVMDTEDRKAIEDLQLLTDKPVIYVANVDEKSIHTGNQHVENLKNLVKNEGAEVVMVCAAIEAQIAELDNEADRQVFLEEYGLKESGLNRLIRAAYTLLNLITYFTAGEKEVRAWTIHRGWRAPQAAGVIHTDFEKGFIRAEVIKIADYQKYKSEAGCREAGKLGVEGKEYVVQDGDVMHFRFNV; encoded by the coding sequence ATGGGTTTAAAGTGTGGTATCGTAGGTCTGCCTAATGTTGGTAAATCAACATTATTTAATGCCATTTCCAACAATAAGGCTGAAGCAGCCAATTTCCCCTTTTGTACGATTGAGCCCAATGTAGGTGTGATCTCAGTTCCGGATGAGCGTTTAAAGATTCTGGAAGGGTTAGTCAATCCGCAAAAAATAATCCCAACGACTTTTGAATTTGTCGACATTGCCGGGCTGGTAAAAGGGGCAAGTAAGGGAGAAGGCCTTGGCAACCAATTTTTGGCAAATATTCGCGAAGTAGATGCGATTGCTCATGTGGTTCGTTGCTTCGATAACGACAATATCATTCACGTAGGCGGGAAGGTCGACCCGATTTCTGATAAAGAGATTATTGATACTGAACTTCAGCTAAGAGATCTGGATTCAGTTGAAAAAAAGATTAGCAAGGTAGAGCGTACGGCCAAAAGCGGGGATGCCAAAGCGAAAAAGGAATTTGCAGCCCTGGTTCAATTCAAAGAAGCATTGCTTGCTGGGAAAAATGCTCGTACAGTAGTTATGGATACCGAGGATCGCAAGGCGATAGAGGATCTACAGTTGCTCACTGATAAGCCTGTGATCTATGTCGCCAACGTGGATGAAAAATCGATCCATACCGGGAACCAGCATGTTGAAAATCTCAAGAATCTTGTAAAAAATGAGGGTGCCGAGGTGGTGATGGTTTGTGCAGCTATAGAAGCCCAGATTGCCGAATTGGATAATGAAGCTGACCGTCAGGTCTTTTTGGAGGAATATGGCTTAAAGGAATCGGGCCTCAACCGCTTAATTCGCGCAGCGTACACGCTCCTTAACCTCATAACCTACTTTACAGCTGGGGAGAAGGAAGTAAGAGCCTGGACTATCCATCGGGGTTGGAGGGCACCACAGGCTGCCGGTGTTATCCATACAGACTTTGAAAAAGGCTTTATCCGGGCTGAGGTTATAAAAATAGCTGATTATCAGAAATATAAATCGGAAGCCGGGTGCCGGGAGGCTGGCAAGTTGGGAGTGGAGGGCAAGGAATACGTAGTCCAGGACGGGGATGTAATGCACTTCCGTTTTAATGTTTAG
- a CDS encoding DNA-binding protein: protein MEENKTNGRDEIFSEKVKAGKRTYFFDVKSTRANDFYVTITESKKKFNPDNEGFSYEKHKIFLYKEDFNRFMEALNNTLNHVKNELMPGVDFASFEHNHDHKEVVETTATATKQSSETELRWD, encoded by the coding sequence GTGGAAGAGAATAAGACCAACGGGAGGGACGAAATTTTTTCTGAAAAAGTAAAGGCTGGTAAACGGACCTATTTCTTTGATGTAAAATCAACCCGCGCCAATGACTTTTATGTGACTATCACTGAGAGCAAAAAAAAATTCAATCCTGATAACGAAGGCTTCAGTTACGAAAAACACAAAATTTTCCTTTACAAAGAAGATTTTAACAGATTCATGGAAGCTTTGAATAATACCTTAAACCATGTGAAAAATGAGTTGATGCCCGGAGTTGACTTTGCGTCATTTGAGCACAATCATGACCACAAGGAAGTAGTTGAGACCACTGCTACTGCCACTAAGCAATCCTCTGAAACGGAACTCCGCTGGGATTAA
- the fdx1 gene encoding ferredoxin, whose product MAIKITEECINCGACEPECPNTAIYEGGREWTWAGGTKLTEVKGEDGSMADAKQLQNPVSNEFYYIVSGKCTECTGFHEEPQCAAVCPVDCCVPDPDHVESKDVLLARKSYLHNEELQA is encoded by the coding sequence ATGGCCATCAAAATCACGGAAGAATGTATCAATTGCGGGGCATGTGAGCCGGAATGCCCAAACACGGCCATTTATGAAGGAGGCCGTGAATGGACTTGGGCTGGAGGCACGAAGCTTACTGAAGTAAAGGGAGAGGATGGCTCAATGGCCGATGCCAAACAACTGCAGAATCCAGTATCCAACGAATTCTACTATATCGTTTCAGGCAAATGCACCGAATGCACTGGATTTCATGAAGAACCTCAGTGCGCAGCGGTTTGCCCTGTAGATTGCTGCGTTCCCGATCCGGATCACGTGGAATCAAAAGACGTTTTGCTGGCACGGAAATCCTACCTGCACAACGAAGAATTGCAGGCCTAG
- a CDS encoding acyl-CoA reductase has product MTLEKRIKAFHQLGEKIIHLSPDAKDDLFIRTANENPWFTSENIEQALTGISKFLDQHTLEKWCSAYSFTSTQKKIGVAMAGNIPLVGFHDLLCVLLSGHQLVAKLSSNDSVLLKFVRDSLIEIEPSLSAQLVFGERLNGVDAVIATGSDNTARYFEYYFRNIPHIIRKNRTSCAVILGEESPEEFAALGKDIFTYFGLGCRNVSKIYVPENFDFKLLLKNLDSFQAIVHHHKYANNYDYQKSLLLINQVHFYDTGFLIVTQNENLVSPISTVYYEHYKDQQDLNSKLIASESKIQCIVSARGWYKKSIAFGDAQFPSVDDYADGIDTMNFLTRV; this is encoded by the coding sequence ATGACACTCGAGAAAAGAATAAAAGCATTCCATCAACTAGGTGAAAAGATAATCCACCTCTCCCCCGACGCTAAAGACGACCTGTTCATCCGCACCGCTAACGAAAATCCCTGGTTTACCAGTGAAAATATCGAGCAGGCCTTAACGGGAATTTCAAAATTCCTCGATCAGCATACCCTGGAAAAATGGTGCTCAGCATATTCATTCACCTCAACGCAAAAAAAAATCGGTGTCGCGATGGCGGGCAATATTCCTTTGGTTGGGTTTCACGATTTGTTGTGCGTGCTTTTATCCGGTCACCAACTGGTAGCCAAGTTGAGTTCAAACGATTCAGTGCTCCTGAAATTTGTCAGAGATTCTCTAATCGAAATTGAGCCCTCACTTTCAGCTCAACTTGTTTTTGGAGAACGACTAAATGGCGTTGACGCAGTTATTGCTACAGGGAGCGACAACACCGCCAGGTACTTTGAATACTACTTCCGTAATATTCCCCACATCATCCGGAAAAACCGGACTTCATGCGCTGTAATTTTGGGTGAGGAATCACCTGAAGAGTTTGCTGCTTTGGGGAAAGATATTTTCACCTATTTCGGGTTGGGCTGCCGAAATGTTTCTAAAATATATGTTCCGGAAAATTTCGATTTCAAACTCTTGTTGAAAAATCTTGATTCTTTCCAGGCCATCGTCCATCATCACAAATACGCCAACAACTACGATTATCAAAAATCCCTATTGTTGATTAACCAGGTTCATTTTTATGACACCGGTTTTTTAATTGTAACTCAAAATGAAAATCTCGTATCTCCGATCTCAACTGTTTACTACGAGCACTACAAAGATCAACAGGACCTGAACAGCAAATTGATAGCGAGCGAATCGAAAATTCAATGCATTGTTTCTGCCCGGGGCTGGTATAAAAAAAGCATCGCTTTTGGCGATGCTCAGTTTCCTTCGGTGGACGATTACGCGGACGGAATCGACACCATGAACTTTTTAACAAGAGTTTAA
- the smc gene encoding chromosome partition protein Smc: MQLSKLEVKGFKSFADKIVINFDEGITGIVGPNGCGKSNVVDSIRWVLGEQKTSALRSEKMENVIFNGTSQRSAQQMAEVSLTINNTKNILPTEYSQITITRRLYRSGESEYLLNGVSCRLKDITNLFLDTGVASNSYAIIELGMVDDLLNDRDNSRRSLFEEAAGISKFKKRKKETLKKLEDTDADLERVEDLLFEIEKNMKSLEKQAKQTEQYYKIKEDYKEKSIHLAKVVVNKQKDKFSVIQKQSENENDRKTKLTSEIAEKEALIEKSKAELILKEKTLSSRQKSINEFVSKIRQYESEKQLRNERLRFLNDRINNLKEQIDQDKKSNERARFSIQSLETERDTATATLNEITNKVEALKADYETQKASTYTLQGESDALRQVHRSLQEESFQLNKALDIRNIQINSFKQELERTTSDTSQQSASLAEFDKKLVVLREEIAQKNSYLEKLKHEEEEVISRIASVEKTIDLIREEMNETGRKLDAHQYDFQMTKSLVENLEGFPEAIKFLKKNVGRTKNAPLLSDIISTTEEYRVAIENYLEPYLNYYVVDHEDEAYEAINILSDASKGRANFFILDAFDKFSAAPIQMYANAFPATQIIEFDPKYSRLMSFILDRVYVMEGDIKSVPSSDDNTFITKSGKVTKRKFSLSGGSVGLFEGKKIGRAKNLEKLEREIKEFSKKLEDVRHSLIDRQRELERLRNNTLKQQIEEAQNSVKLVNDEFISVKTKQEQFHSMLSSADLRREDILEKIDTLAKEMEDIQPKAQHALQELQRHDEKLKLIVVELTSQNEMLSQKSANFNEQNIFFHQQENRVKSVEQEIRFKQESLEQSTNRITVNTEELSKNEDESKNIVATAQNNDEDLISMYSEKEEMEKGLSEAEKEYYSGRGEIDQYDKDLREIQHQRQNIDTVLMELQNQLNESKLQLNSVKERLSVEFNVDLDSVVGESTPEEAEAFLKADEEKMRNDVSKIREKLDNMGPINPMAMEAYTEIKQRNEFINAQKDDLLKAKESLFSTISEIEGVASETFMQAFNQIKEHFIRVFRSLFNEGDDCDLKLTDPTKPLESEIDIIAKPKGKRPLTINQLSGGEKTLTATALLFSMYLLKPAPFCIFDEVDAPLDDANIDKFNNIIRSFSKDSQFVIVTHNKRTMTTTDVIYGITMVEKGISRVVPVDLRELA, encoded by the coding sequence ATGCAGTTATCTAAGCTAGAGGTCAAAGGGTTCAAGAGTTTTGCCGACAAGATCGTTATCAATTTTGATGAGGGGATCACGGGCATCGTAGGGCCGAACGGTTGTGGCAAATCCAATGTGGTGGACTCCATCCGGTGGGTATTGGGGGAGCAGAAGACCAGCGCCCTTCGCTCGGAAAAGATGGAAAACGTGATTTTCAATGGCACAAGCCAGCGCTCGGCACAGCAAATGGCCGAAGTATCACTGACGATCAACAATACCAAGAATATTCTTCCAACCGAATACTCGCAGATTACGATCACACGCAGACTTTATCGCTCTGGTGAATCTGAATATTTACTGAATGGTGTGTCTTGTCGTCTCAAGGACATTACGAATTTATTCCTCGACACCGGTGTTGCATCCAACAGTTATGCGATCATCGAATTGGGAATGGTGGATGACCTCCTCAACGACCGCGACAACTCCCGCAGGTCTTTGTTCGAAGAGGCAGCTGGTATTTCAAAATTCAAAAAGCGCAAAAAAGAGACGCTGAAGAAACTGGAAGATACTGACGCGGATCTTGAGCGTGTGGAAGATTTGCTTTTCGAGATTGAGAAGAACATGAAGAGCCTTGAGAAGCAAGCCAAGCAAACCGAGCAGTATTACAAAATCAAGGAAGACTACAAAGAGAAAAGCATTCACCTCGCGAAAGTGGTGGTGAACAAGCAGAAGGATAAATTCTCTGTCATTCAGAAGCAATCTGAAAACGAAAACGACCGGAAGACAAAATTGACTTCGGAGATTGCGGAAAAAGAAGCGCTGATTGAAAAGTCAAAAGCAGAATTGATCTTAAAAGAAAAGACACTTTCATCGCGCCAGAAATCGATCAATGAATTTGTTTCGAAAATCCGTCAATACGAAAGTGAAAAACAACTCCGGAATGAACGTCTTCGTTTTCTCAATGACCGGATCAACAACCTGAAAGAGCAAATCGATCAGGATAAGAAAAGTAACGAACGCGCACGTTTCAGCATCCAGAGCCTGGAAACCGAACGGGATACCGCAACGGCAACACTGAATGAAATCACTAATAAAGTTGAAGCGCTGAAGGCGGATTACGAAACGCAGAAAGCAAGCACTTATACATTACAAGGTGAGTCGGATGCGTTAAGGCAGGTACACCGCTCACTGCAAGAGGAGTCATTCCAGCTGAACAAAGCGCTTGACATCCGGAATATCCAGATCAATTCTTTTAAGCAAGAATTGGAGCGCACTACCAGCGACACCAGTCAGCAGAGTGCAAGCCTTGCCGAATTTGATAAAAAGCTGGTCGTACTCCGCGAGGAAATCGCCCAGAAAAATTCTTACCTCGAAAAACTCAAGCACGAAGAAGAGGAAGTGATCTCACGCATCGCATCAGTGGAAAAAACCATTGACTTGATTCGCGAGGAGATGAACGAAACGGGCCGTAAGCTTGACGCTCATCAGTACGACTTTCAAATGACGAAGTCACTGGTTGAGAATCTCGAAGGCTTTCCGGAGGCAATCAAATTCCTGAAGAAGAATGTAGGCCGCACCAAAAATGCCCCGCTCCTCTCCGATATTATTTCGACTACTGAAGAGTATCGTGTCGCCATTGAAAATTATCTCGAGCCGTACCTCAACTATTACGTTGTTGACCACGAGGACGAGGCTTACGAAGCCATCAATATCCTGAGCGATGCAAGCAAAGGCCGCGCTAACTTCTTTATCCTGGACGCTTTCGATAAGTTTTCAGCTGCCCCGATCCAGATGTATGCCAATGCTTTCCCGGCAACGCAGATCATTGAGTTTGATCCGAAGTATTCGAGACTGATGTCATTCATCCTCGATCGCGTTTATGTGATGGAAGGCGATATCAAAAGCGTTCCTTCATCTGACGACAATACCTTCATAACCAAGAGTGGAAAAGTGACGAAACGCAAATTCAGTCTGAGTGGCGGATCGGTCGGCTTATTCGAAGGAAAGAAAATTGGTCGCGCTAAAAACCTGGAAAAACTCGAGCGTGAGATCAAAGAGTTCTCGAAAAAACTGGAAGATGTTCGTCACAGTCTCATCGATCGCCAGCGCGAACTGGAAAGACTGCGGAACAACACTTTGAAACAGCAAATTGAAGAGGCGCAGAATTCTGTGAAATTGGTGAATGATGAATTCATTTCTGTAAAGACAAAACAGGAGCAGTTCCACAGCATGCTCAGCAGTGCCGATCTGCGCAGAGAAGATATTCTCGAGAAAATTGATACGCTGGCCAAGGAGATGGAAGATATTCAGCCCAAGGCTCAACATGCACTCCAGGAACTTCAACGCCATGACGAAAAGCTGAAACTGATCGTGGTGGAGCTTACTTCTCAGAATGAAATGTTGAGTCAGAAGTCAGCGAACTTCAATGAACAAAATATCTTCTTCCATCAGCAGGAGAACCGGGTAAAGAGCGTAGAACAGGAGATCCGATTCAAGCAGGAGAGCCTCGAGCAAAGTACAAATCGCATCACGGTGAATACAGAAGAGCTTTCGAAGAATGAGGATGAAAGCAAGAATATTGTCGCTACCGCTCAAAACAATGATGAAGATCTCATCAGCATGTATTCTGAAAAAGAAGAAATGGAAAAAGGGCTGAGTGAAGCCGAGAAAGAATATTACAGTGGTCGCGGGGAAATCGATCAATACGACAAAGACCTCCGCGAAATACAGCACCAGCGTCAGAATATTGACACTGTGCTGATGGAACTGCAAAATCAACTGAACGAAAGCAAGCTGCAGCTCAATTCTGTAAAAGAAAGACTGTCGGTTGAATTTAATGTCGACCTGGATTCAGTTGTTGGTGAATCGACTCCTGAAGAAGCCGAGGCCTTTTTGAAGGCAGACGAAGAAAAGATGCGCAACGATGTTTCCAAAATCCGCGAGAAGCTCGACAATATGGGGCCTATCAACCCGATGGCCATGGAAGCTTACACGGAAATCAAGCAGCGCAACGAATTCATCAACGCACAAAAAGACGATTTGCTGAAAGCAAAAGAATCACTGTTCAGTACAATCAGCGAAATCGAAGGTGTGGCCAGCGAAACTTTCATGCAGGCATTCAACCAGATCAAGGAGCACTTCATCCGGGTATTCCGTTCGCTCTTTAACGAAGGTGACGACTGCGATTTGAAGCTGACTGATCCTACCAAGCCGCTGGAGTCGGAGATCGACATCATTGCCAAACCAAAAGGCAAACGTCCGCTCACGATCAACCAGCTTTCCGGTGGTGAGAAAACACTTACAGCAACCGCACTTCTCTTCTCCATGTATTTATTGAAGCCTGCACCGTTCTGTATTTTTGACGAGGTCGATGCTCCGCTTGACGATGCTAACATTGACAAGTTCAACAACATCATCCGCAGCTTCAGCAAAGACAGCCAGTTTGTGATCGTTACGCACAACAAGCGCACGATGACAACAACGGACGTCATTTACGGAATCACGATGGTGGAGAAAGGTATTTCACGCGTAGTGCCTGTAGATTTGAGGGAACTGGCTTAA
- a CDS encoding endolysin — protein MSRQSIIDKAASQNGMKENPANSNKTIYGQWYGLDGVAWCAIFVSWVYDQAGHPLGKIDSPKGYHYCPSAYNFWKAHNMLTSSPQPGDIVLFDWDGDGSSDHTGIFLQWIDQGKTFKSWEGNTAIGNESDGGQVMLRQRNASVVKAFVNPGIFNDKIDDHPSEYKNGDNGAEVARIQKMLYDLNYEVVVDGKFGSGTEKAVKNFQQTKGITTTGIVDRITEGALEAEINKPKSTDAKTTTGSFLTKGDTGAAVLALQKALNRNGAKPALTEDGVYGGDTVVAVKAFQKKEGLQVDGVAGPATLKALGVKA, from the coding sequence ATGTCACGACAAAGTATTATCGACAAAGCCGCCTCACAAAACGGGATGAAGGAGAATCCCGCCAACTCCAACAAAACAATCTATGGCCAATGGTATGGCCTCGATGGTGTCGCCTGGTGTGCCATTTTTGTGAGTTGGGTGTATGACCAGGCGGGGCATCCGCTGGGCAAAATCGATTCGCCGAAGGGCTATCATTATTGTCCTTCTGCTTACAATTTTTGGAAAGCACACAACATGCTCACATCTTCTCCTCAACCCGGCGACATCGTTTTGTTCGATTGGGACGGAGACGGAAGCAGCGACCACACGGGAATTTTTTTACAATGGATTGACCAGGGAAAGACTTTTAAGTCGTGGGAAGGCAACACTGCGATCGGCAATGAAAGTGATGGCGGGCAGGTGATGTTGCGCCAGCGTAATGCATCAGTAGTGAAAGCATTTGTGAACCCCGGAATATTTAATGACAAGATCGATGACCATCCTTCGGAATATAAAAATGGTGACAACGGTGCAGAGGTAGCGCGCATTCAGAAAATGCTGTATGACCTGAACTATGAGGTTGTCGTGGACGGAAAGTTTGGCTCGGGAACTGAAAAGGCCGTAAAAAATTTCCAGCAAACCAAAGGAATCACAACGACTGGAATCGTGGACCGCATCACCGAAGGAGCGCTAGAAGCCGAGATCAACAAACCAAAAAGCACTGACGCTAAAACAACGACCGGCTCATTCTTGACAAAAGGTGATACAGGCGCTGCAGTTCTTGCTTTGCAAAAAGCATTAAACCGAAATGGCGCCAAACCCGCATTGACTGAAGACGGTGTGTATGGCGGGGACACCGTAGTTGCTGTGAAAGCGTTTCAAAAAAAGGAAGGCCTGCAAGTGGATGGTGTAGCAGGACCTGCAACATTGAAGGCACTGGGAGTTAAGGCCTAA
- a CDS encoding penicillin amidase yields the protein MRKIIFLLFVTASVSAQKFTSEEISKWKSQAASITIVRDNWGVPHIYGKTDADVVFGMLYTQCEDDFPRVERNYLTATARMAEAEGENYIYHDLRMRLFIDTVKAISIYKESPDWMKKLCNSFADGVNYYLYTHPQVKPKLLTRFQPWMPFLFSEGSIGGDIESVSLNELKEFYGKKPGDIKEEVSDDGLGAEPRGSNGIAIAPSISASGNALFLINPHTSFYFRSELQAVSEEGLNAYGAVTWGQFFIYQGFNEHCGWMHTSSQADVMDEYIEAVVKKGDILNYKYGKELKPLTLEKFSIAYKSGSKIERKEFTTYRTHHGPIIAQRNKKWISIRMMNEPLKALTQSFSRTKSNSLEYFKKVMELRTNSSNNTVYADDKGNIAYWHGNFMPRRDTKFNWNEPVDGSNPATEWKGLHETKEIISVLNPANGWIQNCNSTPFTVSGQNSPKQKDFPPYMAPDAENARGLHAVRVLQNQSGFTLDKLIATSRDPYLPGFEKLVPAFIAAYDEKVSSNDSLKIKYSEPVQLLRSWDLKWSATSVPTTLAIYWAQRLRQNVASRIPARTDQLSVIKFLEEKTTVQEKIKALGETLSELQRDFGTWKTAWGEVNRFQRLDGKIDAGFDDSQPSIAVPFTSSFWGSLAAFGSRRYSNTKKMYGNVGNSFIAVVEFGKKVKAKTVIIGGSSNDKTSVHFNDQSQMYADGIFKDVLFYKEDVMKYVKKTYKPGE from the coding sequence ATGAGAAAAATCATCTTCCTTCTTTTTGTCACGGCTTCGGTATCCGCTCAAAAATTTACTTCCGAAGAAATTTCGAAATGGAAATCACAGGCAGCCAGCATCACTATCGTTCGCGATAACTGGGGTGTTCCTCACATCTATGGAAAAACAGATGCGGATGTCGTCTTTGGCATGCTGTACACCCAATGTGAAGATGATTTTCCGCGGGTAGAACGAAACTACCTGACTGCCACTGCACGGATGGCCGAAGCGGAAGGAGAGAACTACATTTATCATGACTTGCGCATGCGTCTGTTCATTGATACTGTCAAGGCTATTTCTATTTATAAAGAATCTCCGGACTGGATGAAGAAATTGTGTAACTCTTTTGCCGATGGCGTTAACTATTACCTCTACACCCATCCACAAGTGAAACCGAAATTGCTGACACGTTTTCAACCGTGGATGCCTTTTTTATTCAGCGAAGGAAGTATTGGCGGAGATATTGAATCAGTGTCGCTCAACGAGCTGAAAGAATTCTATGGCAAAAAACCGGGAGACATTAAGGAGGAGGTAAGCGATGATGGTTTGGGTGCAGAACCTCGCGGCAGTAATGGCATCGCCATAGCGCCATCCATCAGTGCATCTGGAAATGCCCTGTTCCTGATCAATCCGCATACCTCATTTTATTTTCGTTCGGAATTGCAGGCCGTGAGCGAAGAGGGCCTCAATGCATATGGTGCAGTAACGTGGGGACAGTTTTTTATTTACCAGGGATTTAATGAACACTGCGGATGGATGCATACTTCAAGCCAGGCCGATGTGATGGATGAATACATCGAAGCTGTAGTGAAGAAGGGTGATATACTTAATTATAAGTATGGGAAAGAGTTGAAACCGCTGACCCTGGAAAAATTTTCGATTGCTTACAAAAGCGGAAGTAAAATTGAGCGCAAGGAATTTACAACCTACCGGACTCATCACGGTCCGATCATTGCACAACGAAATAAAAAATGGATTTCCATTCGCATGATGAACGAACCATTGAAAGCGTTAACACAATCGTTTTCACGCACCAAATCAAACTCGCTGGAGTATTTCAAGAAAGTGATGGAGTTGCGCACCAACTCGTCTAACAACACAGTCTATGCCGATGACAAAGGGAACATCGCTTACTGGCACGGAAATTTTATGCCCAGGAGGGATACAAAATTTAACTGGAACGAGCCGGTTGATGGAAGTAATCCGGCCACGGAATGGAAAGGATTACATGAAACGAAGGAAATAATCTCTGTACTTAATCCTGCCAATGGCTGGATACAGAATTGCAACTCAACTCCGTTTACCGTGTCGGGACAGAACAGCCCGAAGCAAAAAGACTTTCCGCCCTACATGGCCCCCGATGCCGAGAATGCACGCGGACTTCATGCGGTGCGCGTATTGCAAAACCAGTCCGGCTTTACACTCGACAAGCTGATTGCAACTTCGCGCGATCCGTACTTGCCGGGGTTTGAAAAACTGGTTCCGGCTTTCATTGCAGCTTACGATGAAAAGGTTTCGTCAAATGATTCATTGAAAATAAAATATTCAGAACCGGTTCAATTGCTTCGAAGCTGGGATTTGAAATGGTCAGCGACTTCGGTGCCAACAACGCTGGCAATTTACTGGGCACAGCGGCTCCGTCAGAATGTCGCATCTCGGATTCCCGCAAGGACAGATCAATTGAGTGTCATCAAATTTCTCGAGGAGAAGACAACAGTTCAAGAGAAAATCAAGGCACTGGGCGAAACACTTTCCGAACTACAGCGCGATTTTGGTACATGGAAAACAGCCTGGGGCGAGGTCAACCGTTTTCAACGACTTGATGGAAAAATTGATGCTGGCTTTGATGACAGTCAGCCGAGCATTGCAGTGCCGTTCACCTCATCCTTCTGGGGTTCTCTTGCTGCATTCGGAAGCAGACGTTATTCCAATACTAAAAAAATGTATGGCAACGTGGGTAATAGCTTTATTGCTGTCGTGGAATTTGGAAAAAAAGTAAAAGCGAAAACAGTAATCATCGGAGGCTCCTCAAATGATAAGACCTCAGTTCATTTCAACGATCAATCGCAAATGTATGCGGACGGAATTTTCAAGGACGTCCTTTTTTACAAAGAGGATGTGATGAAATACGTGAAGAAGACGTATAAGCCCGGAGAGTGA